From Patulibacter sp. SYSU D01012:
CCTGCTCGATCGAGGCCGCCGGGACGCCCTCGGCGAGCATCGCGATGCCCTCGTTCGTGAACGTGCCGATGACGCGGCTGGTGAAGAACCCGCGCGAGTCGTTGACGACGATCGGCGTCTTCTTGATCTGCTTGGCCAGGTCGAGCGCGCGCGAGAGCGTGTCGTCCGTCGTCTTCTCGCCCTTGATGATCTCGAGCAGCGGCATCTTGTCCACCGGCGAGAAGAAGTGCAGGCCGATGAAGTCCGCGGGGCGGGAGACGCCCTCGGCGAGGCCGGTGATCGGCAGCGTCGAGGTGTTCGAGCCCAGCAGCGCGTCGGGGGCCAGGTGCGGCTCGATCTCGGCGAAGACCTGCGCCTTGACCTTCGGGTCCTCGAACACGGCCTCGATGACGAGGTCGGCGCCGGCGGCGGCCGCCGGGTCGTCGGTCGCGGTGATGCGGCCCAGCAGCGCCTCGGCCTGCTCCTGCGTGGAGCGGCCCTTGGCGACGGCCTTCTCGACGAGCTTCTGCGAGTAGCCCTTGCCCTTGTCGGCGGCGGCCTGCGAGACGTCCTTCAGGACGACCTCGATGCCGGCCTTCGCGCACACGTAGGCGATGGCGGCGCCCATCATGCCGGCGCCGAGCACGACGACCTTGCTCGCCTTCCACGGCTCGCGGTCCTTGTCGCGCCCGCGGCTGCCGTTCACGGCCTGCAGGTCGAAGAAGAACGCCTGGATCATGTTCTTCGCGACCTGGCCCGTCACGAGGCTCAGGAAGTACCGGCCCTCGATCTCGATGGCCGTGTCGAAGTCGACCTGGGCGCCCTCGACGGCGGCCGACATGATCGCCACGGGGGCGGGCATGTTGGCGCCCTTGAGCTGCTTGCGCAGGTTGGCGGGGAACGCCGGCAGGTTCGCGGCGAGCTTCGGGTTGCTCGGGGTGCCGCCCGGGATCTTGTAGCCCTTGACGTCCCACGGCTGCACGGCCTCGGGGTTGGCCTGGATGAAGCGCTTCGCGGCGGGGATCAGGTCGTCGGCGCTGTCGACGAGCTCGGAGATCACGCCGACCTCGAGCGCCTTCTCCGGGCGCATGCGCTGGCCCTGGAGCAGGACCTTGAGCAGCGCGTCGGCGATGCCGAGCAGGCGCACGGTGCGGGTGACGCCGCCGCCGCCCGGCAGCAGGCCCAGGCCCACCTCGGGCAGCCCGAGCTGGATGCGCGGGTCGTTCACGACGACCCGGTGGTGCGTCGCCAGGGCGATCTCGAGGCCGCCGCCGAGGGCCGCGCCGTTGATCGCCGCGACGACCGGCTTGCCGAGCTGCTCCAGGCGGCGCAGGTCGCCCTTGACCTGGCGCAGGTGGCGCGAGACCTCGTCGGCGTTCTCCTTCTTCGCCTGCTTGAGGTCGTTCAGGTCGCCGCCGGCGAAGAACGTCTTCTTCGCCGAGGTGAGGATGACGCCCGTGATGGACTCCTTCTCGGCCTCGAGGCGGTCGACGGTCGCCGTCATGGACGCCGTGTAGGCGGCGTTCATGGTGTTGGCGGACTGGTTGGGGTCGTCCAGGATCAGGGTGACGATCCCGTCCGCGTCCTGCTCCCAGCGGATGGTGGTGCTCTCGCTCATCGTGTGGTCTCTCTCGAAGGGACGGACGGGGTCAGACGCGCTCGACGACGGTGGCGATGCCCATGCCGCCGCCGACGCACAGCGTCGCGAGGCCGTAGCGCTTGTCCCGGCGCTCGAGCTCGTCGATCAGCGAGCCGAGGATCATGCCGCCGGTCGCGCCGAGCGGGTGCCCCATGGCGATGGCGCCGCCGTTGACGTTCGTGATCTCGGGGTCGATGTCGAGGTCCTTGATCAGGCGCAGGGCGACGGCCGCGAACGCCTCGTTGATCTCGACGAGGTCCAGGTCGGACGCCTTCAGGCCGGCCTTCGCCAGGGCCTTCTTCGACGCCGGGCCGGGGGCCGTGAGCATGATGGTCGGGTCGGCGCCCGAGACGGCGGTGGCGAGGATGCGGGCGCGCGGGCGCATGCCGGCGGCCTCGCCGGTCTTCGCGTTGCCGATGGCCAGCAGCGACGCGCCGTCCACGATGCCCGACGAGTTGCCGGGGTGGTGGACGTGGTCGATCTTCTCGATCCAGTGGTACTTCTGGAGCGCGACGGCGTCGAAGCCGCCCATCTCGCCCATCATCGCGAAGGACGGCTTGAGCTTGGCCAGCGTCTCGACGGTCGTGCCGCGGCGGATGAACTCGTCACGGTCCAGGACGACCTGGTCGTTGAGGTCCTTGACGGGGACGACGGAGTTCTTGAAGTACCCGTTGTCCTCGGCGTTGGCGGCGCGCTCCTGGGAGCGGGCGGCGAACGCGTCGACCTCGTCGCGGGTGAAGCCCTCGACGGTGGCGATGAGGTCGGCGCCGATGCCCTGCGGGACGAACGACGTGTGGTAGTTCGTCTCGGGGTCCATCGCCCACGCGCCGCCGTCGGAGCCCATCGGCACGCGCGACATCGACTCGACGCCGCCGGCGAGGACGAGGTCCTCCCAGCCCGAGGCGACCTTCTGCGCGGCGATGTTCACGGCCTCCAGGCCGGAGGCGCAGAAGCGGTTGAGCTGGACGCCCGCGACGGTGTCCGGCAGGCCGGCCTTGATCGCCGCCGTCTTCGCGATGTCGGCGCCCTGGTCGCCCACGGGCGACACGCAGCCGAGCACGACGTCGTCGATGGTGTTCGGATCGAGCTGGGGATGACGCCCCAGGGTCTCGTGCATGAGGCCGACGACCAGGTCGACGGGCTTCGTGCCGTGCAGGGACCCGTTGCTCTTGCCCTTGCCGCGCGGGGTGCGGATGGCGTCGAAGACGAACGCTTCGGTGCTGCCCATGGTGAACTCCTGTGCTCGGTGCTGCCCGCGGGGGCCGGCCGGGAGGACCGTCCCGGTGCGCCCGGGACGGACGCACCCGCCGGCGGGGCCGGCGCGGGAGCGCGGATCTTAGCTGGCTGGCCAGCCGAATACGAGGCTGCGTACGGCCGTCCGACCGACGGTCGCAAAGCGGCCGCGCGGGAGGCTACCGCCCCGCCGGCCGTGACGGGCGGCACGGAGCGGCCGCCGGCGGCGGCCGCCCGGCAGCGCCGCCCTACGCGCGGTAGCGGCGGTGCTGCTCGTAGGCGTCGGGGAACGCGAACGGCGTCCCCGTCGCCCGCTCGGGGCGGAAGGCGAAGGCCATCTGCCGCGGCGGACGCAGCCCCTCGCGGTCGGGCCGGTACGTCGCGCACGGCTCGCTCCGGTCCAGCGCGCACAGGGTGTGGCGGCGGAAGAAGCAGCCGTCGCACGAGGGGGCGGCGGCCGCGGCAGCGGAGCGGGGTCGGGTGCGGGCGTCTGGCGCGAGGTTCACGAAGGGTTCCGGGCAGCGATCTCTGAAGGCGAGCAGGGGGATCCGGACCCCGGGACGACCGGGATCTGCGGACACGACGGGATGCGGCGACCGACGGACGCCGAGGGGCGTCGGCGACGGGCGGCCGAGGAGTCTGGTGGCGCCGGCGGGGCGACCCGCGGCACGAGGGGCATAGAACCACACGGACCGGGGCGCCGCGAGCCTTGTTCCCGCTAGTTGGTCACTTTTCGTTCACGACCCGTCGCCGGAACGCCGCAAATGGCGCAGATCTTCCACGGGCCGTGGACGGGCGGCCGAGCGGGCTCGTCCGATCGTCCGACGCGCCGCCGCGGAGGCCCCCGGCCGTGGTATCCGCGGGCCCGGCGCGCGACCCGCGGACGCGCGCGGGCCGGGGCGCCGGAGAGGCCGGCGGGGGTGCGCGATGATGGGCGGGATGCGCATCCTCGTCACCGGCGCCTCCGGCTTCGCGGGGTCCGCCCTGATCCCGCCGCTCCTGCGCGACGGCCACGAGGTGCGGGCGTTCGCCCGCGACCCCGCGCGCGTGCGGCACGACGTCCCGACGGTGCGCGGGGACGTGACGACCGGGGAGGGGCTGGCCGCCGCGCTCGACGGCGTCGACGTGGCCTACTACCTCGTGCACTCGATGGAGCACGCGCCGGACGGCAGCTCGTTCGCGGAGCGCGAGGCCCGCGCCGCGGAGCGCTTCGCCGACGCCGCGCGCGCCGCGCGGGTGCGGCGCCTCGTCTACCTGGGCGTGATGGTCGACGAGACCCGCGAGCTGTCCCCGCATCTGCGCAGCCGGCTCGCGGTCGAGCGGACGCTCCTCGACGCGGCGCCCGAGGCCGTCGGCCTGCGGGCGTCGATCGCCGTCGGGACGGGCTCGCGGTCGTTCCGCTTCCTCGTCCGGCTCGTCGAGCGCCTGCCCGTCCTGGCGCTCCCGCCGTGGCGGCACTTCCGCACGCAGCCCGTCGACGAGCGCGACCTGGTGGCGGCCCTGCGGGCGGCCGCGACCGCGCCGGCGCTCGACGGCGTGCGTCGGTCGCTCGACGTCGCGGGGCCGGACGTCCTGAGCTACGGGGAGATCCTCGAGCGCATCCGCGACCTGCTGATGCTCCCCCGGCCGACGATCCCGGTCCCCCTGAACAGCACGCCCATCTTCGGCCGCGTCGCCGCCGTGCTGGCGGGCGAGGACGCCGACCTGATCCTGCCGCTCATGGGCGGCCTGACCGGCGACCTGCTGGCCCGCGACGCCGCCTGGACCGCCGTGCTGGGCGTGCGCCCCCACGCCTTCGACCGGGCGGTCGAGCACGCCCTGCGCCGCTGGGAGGAGCAGGAGCCCCTGCGGGCCCGGTGAGCGGCGCCCCCGGCGTGGCGGGATAGGGTGGGCGCATGAGCGCCGTGCGGGTCAGCATCGACCTCCCCGCGCCCCCGGGCGAGGTGTGGGACGTGATCATGGACCCCCACCTGATGGAGCGATGGGTGACGATCCAGCGCGAGCTGACGGCCGCGGACGACGGCCCGCCGCGTGTGGGCTTCACGATGGCCCAGCGGTACGCCATCCGCGGCGCGCCGGTGAACGTGTCGTGGGTGCTCGAGTCGCTCGACCCGCCGCGCACCGCGATCTGGCGGGGCAAGGGGCCGGCCGGCGCGTCCGCCCTGATCGAGTACCACCTCGTCCCCGTGGCGGACGGCACCCGCACCCGCTTCGACTACGTCAACGACTTCGCGGCGCCGATGGGCCTGTTGGGGAAGGTGGCGTCGCGGGCGTTGATGGGTGGGACGCCGGAGCGCGAAGCCACCCAGTCCCTCGAGCGGCTGCGCGACCTGCTCGCGGCGCGCGCGAGCGCCTGATCCCCCACGTCCGGTCACGGCCGGACGCAACACCGTTCACGCCCCACGGTCGACGGTGTAGAGCAGGATTCCTACCACATCACGGGGTATGCGGTAGGATCGCCCGCGACGCATTTCCGTGGGGTCGGACCAGGCCGCCCCCAACCCCGGCCGGCGTCGCCCCCCTTCCCTCCAACCGAGGTTTCACCCATGTCGGACTTCCTCTCCGAGAAGCGCGACGAGATCCAGGCCCGCCTGGACGAGCTCGCCCCGCTCATCGCCGAGCACGACCGCCTGCGCCGCGCCCTGGACGCGCTCGACGGCGTCGACCACAGCTCGTCCAGCACGCGCTCGAGCGGCACCGGCCGCGGCGCCGGCCGTCCGCGCGGGTCGGGCGAGCGCTCGCGCCAGGCGCTCGAGCTGCTGCGCAAGGAGCCGGGCCTCGGCGCCGCCGAGGTGGCCCGCCGCATCGGCGTGCACCCCAACTACGCGTACCGCATCCTCCCCGGCCTGGAGGAGCAGGGGCTCGTCGAGAAGCGCGACCGCGTCTGGTACGCGAAGGACGCCGCCTAGCCCCGCATCCCCCGGCTCCCGCTCTGCGGCGGGCGCCCTCCCCGGCCCGCCGCGCGCGGCGCCGGGACGACGAAGGCCCGGCGTCCGCCGGGCCTTCCGCGTTCCGGGGCCGGTCCCCGCCGGAGCGGGGACCGCAGGCCGCTAGATCAGGCCCAGGCCCTTCACCGCGTCGCGCTCCTCGGTCAGCTCCTGCACCGAGGCGTCGATGCGCTCGCGCGAGAAGGCGTCGATCTCGAGGCCCTGGACGATCTCGTACTTCCCGTCCTTGCACACCACCGGGAACGAGGAGATGATCCCCTCCGGCACCCCGTAGGAGCCGTCGGACGGGATGCCCATCGACGTCCAGTCCCCCTCGGGCGTGCCGTTGACCCACGTGTGGATGTGGTCGATCGCGGCGTTGGCCGCCGACGCCGCGGAGGACGCCCCGCGCGCCTCGATGATGGCGGCGCCGCGCTTGGCGACGGTGGGGATGAAGTCGTCCTGCAGCCACGCCTGGTCGTCCACGAGCTCGGCGGCGTTCTTGCCGCCCACCTCGGCGTGGAAGATGTCCGGGTACTGCGTGGCCGAGTGGTTGCCCCAGATCGTGAGCTTCTTGATGTCGCTCACCGGCACGCGCAGCTTGTTCGCCAGCTGCGAGATGGCGCGGTTGTGGTCCAGGCGGGTCATCGCGGTGAACCGCTCCGCGGGGACGTCGGGGGCGTGGGCCTGGGCGATCAGGGCGTTGGTGTTGGCGGGGTTGCCGACCACCAGCACGCGCACGTCGTCGGCGGCGCCGGCGTTGATGGCCTCGCCCTGCGGCTTGAAGATCCCGCCGTTGGCCTCGAGCAGGTCGCCGCGCTCCATGCCCTTCGTGCGCGGCCGCGCCCCGACGAGCAGGGCGACGTTCACGCCGTCGAACGCGCGCGTGGCGTCGTCGGTGATGTCGATGCCCTTCAGGAGCGGGAAGGCGCAGTCGTCGAGCTCCATCGCGGTGCCCTCGGCGGCCTTGAGCGCCGGCGGGATCTCGAGCAGGCGCAGCTTGACGGGCACGTCGGGCCCGAGCAGCTGCCCGCTGGCGATGCGGAACAGCAGCGCGTAGCCGATCTGACCGGCGGCCCCGGTGACGGTGACGTTGACGGGCGACTGGGTCATTGGTCCTCCTGCGGTGGGATGCGGAGCGTCCGGTGCGGTCCGCCGCGCGCGGGGCGCGGCTCCGGGCCGGTCGTGCGGGCGATGCTATCCCCCGGGCCGCCCGCACGGCGTGCGGCGACGGCCGTCCGCGCCCCGCGCGCGCGGGCGGTCGCGGCGCGACGGGCCGCCGTACGCCCCGCATCCCGGGCCCAGGACCCGGCGGACCTGCGACGATGGGCGCGCATGCCCACCGCCACGCGCTCCGTGAAGCTCGCCGAGGTCTTCGGCATCCGGATCGGCGCGAACCCCAGCTGGTTCCTCGCGCTGCTCCTGATGATCGTCCTGCTCGGCGACCGCTTCGAGGTCGCCCTGCCCGACCTGTCCCCCGCGGGCGCCTACGGCCTCGCCGTCGTCGCGGCGGTCCTCTTCTTCGTCTCGCTGATTGCGCACGAGCTCGGCCACGCCCTGGCCGGCCGGCGGTTCGGGATCCGGACGGAGGGCATCGACCTGTGGCTGCTCGGCGGCGTCGCGCGGCTCAGCCGCGACTCGCGCACGCCGAAGGAGGAGTTCGTCGTCGCCTTCGCGGGCCCGGCCGTGACGCTCCTGATCTGCGCGCTGGGCGTCGGGGCGGGCCTGCTCCTCGGGACCGCCGACGAGCTGGAGGACGCGATCCGCGTGTCCGGCACCGAGACGACCGCCGCCCTGTCGCTCGTCGGCTGGCTGACGCTCGTCAACGGCGTGCTGTTCGTCTTCAACATGGTCCCGGCCTTCCCCCTCGACGGCGGCCGCATCGCCCGCTCGATCGCGTGGAAGCTGACCGGCGACCGCCGCCGCGCCACCGTGGTGGCGGGGTTCCTGGGCCGCGGCTTCGCCGTGCTGCTCGGGGCCTACGGCGTGTACCTGCTGATGGAGGGCGACTCGTTCGGCGGCATCTGGTACCTGCTGCTGGCGTGGTTCGTCGCGGGCGCGGCCCGGGCGGCCGTCGTCACCAGCGAGATCTCGGAGCAGCTGCACGAGGTCGCAGCCGGGGACATCATGGACGCCGGTCCGCCGTGGCTGCCCGCCGACGTGACCGTCCTGGACGCCGAGCACGAGACCTTCGCGCCGTTCCGCGTGGCGTGGGCGGCGATGCTCGACCCGGACGGCCGGTACCTGGGGATCGTCACCCGCGACCGGGTGCGCGACGAGCTCGCCGCCGGACGGCCGGGCGTCGAGGCGCGCGAGCTGCTCGAGCGCGAGCGGCCGCAGGTCGACCCGACGCTGGCGCTCGAGGACCTGCTGGCGAGCGACGACCTGCGTCGCCTGGGGGCCGTGCCGGTGGTCGACGCCGACGGCGTCATGCGCGGCCTGGTGACCTTCGCCCAGGTGCGCGACGCGCTCGCGCGGGCGCTGCCCGGCGCCGACGTCCGCGCCTGAGCGGTCGCCCCGGAACGACGACGGCCCGCCGCGGGAGCGACGGGCCGTCGGGCAGCGGGCGCCCCGCCGGAGCGGGGCCGGGGCTCGCGGCTACTGCGCCACCATCTTCGGCGCGTGCGGGTTCGGCTTCTGGCGCACGGCCGAGCGGTACTCGCGGTAGAGCATCCCGATGACGTCGATCGAGATGTCCTGCGGGCAGACGCGGGAGCACTCGCCGTAGTTCGTGCAGCCGCCGAAGCCCTCCTCGTCCATCTGGTGGACCATGTTGCGCGTGCGCTCCGCGCGCTCGGGCTGGCCCTGCGGCAGGATGTTCAGGTGCGTCAGCTTGGCGCCGGTGAACAGCATCGCCGCGCCGTTCGGGCAGGCCGCCACGCAGGCGCCGCAGCCGATGCAGATCGACGCGTCCATCGCCCGCTGCTGCGTCTCCGGCGTGACCGGGGCCGCGTTCGGCTCGGGCTGCGGGCCCGTCGTCACCGAGACGTAGCCGCCGGCCTGGATGATCCGGTCGAAGGCGGAGCGGTCGACGGCCAGGTCGCGCACGACCGGGAACGGGTTGGCGCGGAACGGCTCGACGTAGATCGTCGACCCGTCCTCGAAGTCGCGCATGTACGTCTGGCACGTCGTGACCTGGTTGGGCCCGTGCGGCATGCCGTTGATCGTCAGCGCGCAGGTGCCGCAGATGCCCTCGCGGCAGTCGCTGTCGAAGGCGACGGTCCGGGCGCCCTTCGCGATGAGGCGCTCGTTGAGGACGTCCAGCATCTCCAGGAACGACGCGTCGGGGTCGATGCCCTCGACGTGGTGCGTCTCGAAGTGCCCGGGATCCTCCCGGACGTCCTGTCGCCAGATCTCGAGCTGGAAGTTCACTTGTAGCTCCTCGTCGCCAGGGCGATCTCTTCGAAGGCCAGCTGCTCGTCGTGGGGGGTGAAGCGGCCGTCGTCGCCGGCGCGCTCGTCGAACGCCCAGGCGGTCGCGACGGCGAAGTTCTCGTCGTCGCGGAGCGCCTCGCCGTCCTCGGTCTCGTGCTCGCCGCGGAAGTGGCCGCCGCACGACTCCTCGCGCCGCAGCGCGTCCTCGCACATGACCTCGGCGAGGTCGATGAAGTCGACCAGGCGGCCCGCGTACTCCAGGCTCGGGTTGAGCTCGTCCGTCTTGCCGTCGACGCGGACGTCCTCCCAGAAGGACTTCCGGATGTCGCGGATCTGGTCGATCGCCTCCGTCAGGCTCTCGCGCGTGCGGAGCATGCCGCACTTGTCGAGCATGATCTGGCCCATCTCGCGGTGGATGGCCTGCGGCGCCTTCGTGCCCTGCACCGCCATGAGCCGGTCGATCTGGCCGCGGACGTCCGCCTCGGCCGCGTCGAACGCCTCGTGCGTGGTGTCGATCCCCGGATTGGGGTTCGTCGCGATCTTGTGCATGACGGTGTGCGGCGCGACGAAGTACCCGTCGGCCAGCGCCTGCATGAGCGCGGAGGCGCCCAGGCGGTTGGCGCCGTGGTCGGAGAAGTTGGCCTCGCCGATCGCGAACAGGTTCGGGATCGTCGTCTGCAGCTCGTAGTCGACCCAGAGCCCGCCCATCGTGTAGTGCGGGGCCGGGTAGATCATCATCGGCGTGACGTACGGGTCGTCGCCGGTGATGCGCTGGTACATCTCGAAGAGGTTCTGGTACTTGCGCTGGATCGCGTCGTGGCCCTGCTCCTCGATCGCGTCGCGGAAGTCCAGGTACACGCCGCGGCCGGTGCCGCCGACGCCGAGGCCGTCGTCGCAGACGATCTTCGCGGCGCGCGAGGCGATGTCGCGCGGGACCAGGTTGCCGAACGCGGGGTAGCGCTCCTCGAGGAAGTAGTACCGCTCCTCCTCGGGGATGTCGGCGGCGAGCCGGTCGTCGCCCGGCTTGCGGGGCACCCACACGCGACCGTCGTTGCGCAGCGACTCCGACATGAGCGTCAGCTTCGACTGGTACTCGCCGCTCTGCGGGATGCAGGTCGGGTGGATCTGCGTGAAGCAGGGGTTCGCGAAGAGCGCCCCGCGCCGCGTCGCCTTCCAGGCGGCCGTGACGTTGGAGTTCATCGCGTTCGTCGACAGGTAGAAGACGTTGGAGTAGCCGCCCGACGCGAGGACGACGACGTCCGCGACGTGGCGCTCGATCTCGCCGGTGACGAGGTTGCGGGCGATGATGCCGCGGGCCTCGCCGTCCACCAGCACGACGTCCAGCATCTCGTGGCGGTTGTAGACCGTCACGCCGCCGGCGTTGACCTGATGCTGCAGCGCGCTGTAGGCGCCGAGCAGCAGCTGCTGGCCGGTCTGGCCGCGCGCGTAGAACGTGCGCTGCACGAGCACGCCGCCGAACGAGCGGGTGGCCAGCTGGCCGCCGTACTCGCGGGCGAACGGCACGCCCTGGGCGACGGCCTGGTCGATGATGTTGGCCGACAGCTCGGCCAGGCGGTAGACGTTCGCCTCGCGCGAGCGGAAGTCGCCGCCCTTGATCGTGTCGACGAACAGGCGGCGGATCGAGTCGCCCTCGTGGGCGTAGTCCTTCGCCGCGTTGATGCCGCCCTGGGCCGCGATGGAGTGCGCGCGGCGGGGGCTGTCCTGGAAGCAGAAGCTCTTGACCTTGAAGCCCTGCGCGCTCAGCGTGGCCGCGCACGAGGCGCCGGCGAGGCCCGTCCCGACGACGATGACCGTGTGCTTGGGGCGGTTGCGCGGGCCGACGAGCTTGTGGGCGTCGAGCCAGGTCGTCCACTTGTCCTCGATGGGACCGGCGGGGATGCGGGCGTCGAGGATCATCGGGCGACCTCCAGGGCCGTCTGGGCGTGGGTCGTGATCGGCTCGGCGAGCACCCCGGTCCACATGAAGATCGGGATGAGGACGAAGCCGACGGCCACGACGACGGCCACGGTGGCCGACGTCAGGCGCAGCGCGCGGTTGCGGGCGGGGCGGTCGGCGCCGAGCGACTGGAACGCGCTCCACACGCCGTGGTGCAGGTGGAACATGAGCGCCGAGACGGCGGCCACGTAGAGCAGCACGAAGTACCACTTCTGGAACGCGCCGTAGAGGTTCTCGTAGATCGCGCCCTCGCGCAGCGGCGTGACGTCGATCGTCAGCGTCGTGAACTGCAGGATGTGGAAGATCACGAAGGCGAGCAGCAGCGGGCCGCTGATGCGCATCGTCATGGAGGAGATCGAGCGGCCGATGCGCTTGCCGGGGTGCCCCTTCGGGCGCGCGGCGCTGCTGCGCTTGGCGAGCTGGAAGACGCCGACGACGTGGACGATCAGCGCGGCCAGCAGGACGACGCGGATCACCCACAGCACGAACGAGTAGGGCAGCAGCGGCGTGCCGAACTCGCGGAGCCAGTGGCCGTACTCGTCGATCCGGGGGCTGCCGCCGTCGGGCCCCTGCAGGGCCGTCAGGTTGCCGACCATGTGGAGGATGACGTAGGCCACGAGGACGAAGCCGGTGATCGCGACGATCACCTTCTTGCCGACGTTGGACTCCCAGGCCTCCCCCAGCCAGGTGCGCCTGCGTTTGCGGGTCAGTTCTTGCGTCGCCACAGCCCGCCGGATACTACGCCCCGATCGCTCGCGACGACCCCTCCTCCCGGGCGGCCCGTGTACGCCGCGCGGCCCGGTGGGGACGGGGGTTCGGGCGCGCCGACGAGTTAGGGAACCCGACTGTTCGCCGTCCGCGGAGGGCGCGCCCCGCGCGGCGCTCAGGGCCGCAGGCCCGCCCCGACGAGGTCGTCGAGCTGGGCCGCCACCGGGCCGTACAGGTCGAGCGGGACCGACGTCAGCGGCGCCGGCTGCTGGATGCCCTGCCGGGCGGCGAGCGGCGCCAGCGTCCGGCCCGGCAGCTGGCGTACCGCGACGAGCACGAGACGGCGGAAGGCGTTGGGGATGCCGGGGCGGATCGCCACGACGTCGGCGAGCGGGCCCGTGGCGCGCCACACGCGGCGCAGGCCGCGGACCTCGCGGCGTGCGGGCCGCTGCCGCGTGAGGGCGGCGTCGACGCGGCCCGCGCGCAGGGCGCGGAGCGCCTCGGCGTCGTCGCCGGCGTCGAGCACGTCGTCCGTGGCCGGGGCGTCGGCGCGGACGCCGGCCGCGAGCAGGGCGGCCCGCGGGGCCAGGTCGCCGCCCGCGGTCAGCGGCGCGCCGAGCGCCAGGCGCCGGCCCCGCAGCCCCGCCAGGTCGCGGGGGCCGTCCCGCCGCGTCCACAGCGCCAGGGCGCCCGCGCGCGCCGGCGTGTCCTGGTCCACGGCGTAGGCGCCGACGGACGCCACGCCGGCCGCCCGATCCGCGACGACGAGCGCCGCCGGGTCGAGCTGCCCCAGGTCGACCTCGTGCACGGCGAGCGCCGTGACGACCCGCGCCTGCGTCGCGTACGGGACGACCACCACGCGGCAGCCGAGCTGCTCGGCCAGGTCGGCGCGGAAGACCTCGGCCGCGCGTGCGCCCGCGGCGTCGTCGTCCGCCAGCACGACGCCGAAGCGCACCGCCGTGCCCTCGCAGGTGCCGTCGGCGAAGCGCGTGTCCTTCGCCGGGGGATCGCCGTCGCCGGCCGCGACGCCGCGGGTCGCGAGCGCGCCGGCCGCCGCCGCGACGAGCAGCAGCAGGACCGCCAGCGCACGGCGGGACGGGCGGAGGACCGAGGGCGTCACGCCAGGGAGGATGCCGGGTCCGTCGGCGGGCCGCCGCGCCGGCTCACGCGCCGCCCGACGCCCGCAGGAGCGCCAGGACCGCCAGGACGCGCCGGTGGTCGCCCGGCGCGTTGGACAGGTCGAGCTTGCCCAGGATGCTCGTGACGTGCTTCTCGACGGCGCCCTCCGTGACCACGAGCGCCTCGGCGATGCCGCGGTTGGAGCGTCCCTCGGCCATGAGCGCCAGCGTCTCGCGCTCGCGCGGCGTCAGCCGGGACAGCGGGCCGTCCTCCTGCCGACCGCGGACCATGAGCTGCGCCACCACCTCGGGGTCGAGCGCGGTGCCGCCCGCCGCCACGCGCTCGCACGCGCGCACGAACTCGGCGGGCTCGGCGACGCGGTCCTTCAGCAGGTACCCGACCCCGCCGCGCCCGTCGGCGAGCAGCTCCGCCGCGTACGTGCGCTCGACGTACTGCGAGAGCAGCAGGACCGCCTGGCCCGGCCGGGCCGCGCGCAGCTCGAGCGCCGCGCGGACGCCCTCGTCCGTGAACGTCGGCGGCAGGCGCACGTCGAGGAGCGCCAGGTCTGGTCGCAGCGCGCCGCCGCGCCGGACGATCTCGTCCGGCGCGTCGACGGCGGCGACCACCTCGTGGCCGTGGTCGCGGAGCAGGCGGGTGAGGCCGTCGCGCAGCAGCGCGTGGTCCTCGGCGATCAGGACGCGCACGGGATGCGGGCCTCCACGGTCGTCGGTCCCCCGTCGGGGCTGGTCAGGTCGAGGGTGCCGTCGAGCGCGGCCACCCGGTCGCGGAGCCCGGCGAGGCCGCCGCCGGGCGCCAGGCGCGCGCCGCCGGGGCCGTCGTCCGTCACGCGCACCGCGAGCACGTCGTCCTCGCGGCGCACCCGCACCGTCACGCGGGTGCCGGCGGCGTGCTTGCCGGCGTTGGTCAGGGCCTCCGCGACGACGAAGTACGCGGCGGTCTCGACGGACGACGGGGGACGCTCGGCCAGCGCGACGTCCAGCTCGACGGCGACGGGGGCGCGTGCCGCGATCGACCCGATCG
This genomic window contains:
- a CDS encoding 3-hydroxyacyl-CoA dehydrogenase NAD-binding domain-containing protein, which gives rise to MSESTTIRWEQDADGIVTLILDDPNQSANTMNAAYTASMTATVDRLEAEKESITGVILTSAKKTFFAGGDLNDLKQAKKENADEVSRHLRQVKGDLRRLEQLGKPVVAAINGAALGGGLEIALATHHRVVVNDPRIQLGLPEVGLGLLPGGGGVTRTVRLLGIADALLKVLLQGQRMRPEKALEVGVISELVDSADDLIPAAKRFIQANPEAVQPWDVKGYKIPGGTPSNPKLAANLPAFPANLRKQLKGANMPAPVAIMSAAVEGAQVDFDTAIEIEGRYFLSLVTGQVAKNMIQAFFFDLQAVNGSRGRDKDREPWKASKVVVLGAGMMGAAIAYVCAKAGIEVVLKDVSQAAADKGKGYSQKLVEKAVAKGRSTQEQAEALLGRITATDDPAAAAGADLVIEAVFEDPKVKAQVFAEIEPHLAPDALLGSNTSTLPITGLAEGVSRPADFIGLHFFSPVDKMPLLEIIKGEKTTDDTLSRALDLAKQIKKTPIVVNDSRGFFTSRVIGTFTNEGIAMLAEGVPAASIEQASAQAGYPAPVLQLTDELTMTLMQKIRNASKAAVEAEGGTFPDAPAFTVIDRMVDELKRPSRAAGAGFYEYDESGKRTGLWPGLKDAFGGDNTSIPFEDLKERMLFVEAIETVKCLDEGVLETVSDANIGSIMGIGFPAWTGGVLQYINGYQGGGPDKPADETTGPAGFVARARELAEKYGERFTPPASLVELAERGGTYTDDAVLAKA
- a CDS encoding acetyl-CoA C-acetyltransferase; its protein translation is MGSTEAFVFDAIRTPRGKGKSNGSLHGTKPVDLVVGLMHETLGRHPQLDPNTIDDVVLGCVSPVGDQGADIAKTAAIKAGLPDTVAGVQLNRFCASGLEAVNIAAQKVASGWEDLVLAGGVESMSRVPMGSDGGAWAMDPETNYHTSFVPQGIGADLIATVEGFTRDEVDAFAARSQERAANAEDNGYFKNSVVPVKDLNDQVVLDRDEFIRRGTTVETLAKLKPSFAMMGEMGGFDAVALQKYHWIEKIDHVHHPGNSSGIVDGASLLAIGNAKTGEAAGMRPRARILATAVSGADPTIMLTAPGPASKKALAKAGLKASDLDLVEINEAFAAVALRLIKDLDIDPEITNVNGGAIAMGHPLGATGGMILGSLIDELERRDKRYGLATLCVGGGMGIATVVERV
- a CDS encoding NAD(P)H-binding protein; amino-acid sequence: MRILVTGASGFAGSALIPPLLRDGHEVRAFARDPARVRHDVPTVRGDVTTGEGLAAALDGVDVAYYLVHSMEHAPDGSSFAEREARAAERFADAARAARVRRLVYLGVMVDETRELSPHLRSRLAVERTLLDAAPEAVGLRASIAVGTGSRSFRFLVRLVERLPVLALPPWRHFRTQPVDERDLVAALRAAATAPALDGVRRSLDVAGPDVLSYGEILERIRDLLMLPRPTIPVPLNSTPIFGRVAAVLAGEDADLILPLMGGLTGDLLARDAAWTAVLGVRPHAFDRAVEHALRRWEEQEPLRAR
- a CDS encoding SRPBCC family protein, whose protein sequence is MSAVRVSIDLPAPPGEVWDVIMDPHLMERWVTIQRELTAADDGPPRVGFTMAQRYAIRGAPVNVSWVLESLDPPRTAIWRGKGPAGASALIEYHLVPVADGTRTRFDYVNDFAAPMGLLGKVASRALMGGTPEREATQSLERLRDLLAARASA
- a CDS encoding helix-turn-helix domain-containing protein, with product MSDFLSEKRDEIQARLDELAPLIAEHDRLRRALDALDGVDHSSSSTRSSGTGRGAGRPRGSGERSRQALELLRKEPGLGAAEVARRIGVHPNYAYRILPGLEEQGLVEKRDRVWYAKDAA